From Toxorhynchites rutilus septentrionalis strain SRP chromosome 2, ASM2978413v1, whole genome shotgun sequence, a single genomic window includes:
- the LOC129768387 gene encoding rab proteins geranylgeranyltransferase component A: MEEDLPTEFDLIVIGTGLPESIVAAAASRVGKTVLHLDSNEYYGGFWSSFNLESLGKYVEECRNGFENLQPTTEGVTTRDDLIALKRATRIENVSERWFDFEKHGDIDGWNKGSIMKEFRRFNIDLCPKLLYARGAMVELLISSNICRYAEFRAVDRVETVWNEKIMTVPCSRSDVFTSRDVNVVEKRLLMKFLQSCASYDGDGDEHNAQDIEGKTFREYLNNHKLTPNLIHYLLYTIAMGNDKTSCREGLEGVKKFLLSLGRYGNSPFLFPMYGCGEIPQCFCRLCAVFGGVYCLSKFIDGANLDQERTFRSLRCSKQTIEAKHLVVGQGYTSEDIINETLETKTDSNRNRCGKMARAVILTNIPLGGLSQNTGGGGVSFMKLPPAEGHEDGATVIQLAHFSGTCPKNIYLIHVTVKSISNDPKADLEPYIVQILNREVPKSTQAFTDVEPIGNKEESNVSTVLYELYFNIPSCVTCSHNASKDSLPKGIHLTCGPFYELDYDVSIARAKEIFKDIYPEEEFLPRAPDPEEIIIGDETDEGQEIIASAEEIGDQEKVESARECRESESSVGTVPSVTGISDAQEAKEEAIENAEECLERK; this comes from the exons ACTACGGTGGGTTTTGGTCATCGTTCAATTTGGAAAGTTTGGGAAAGTACGTGGAGGAATGTCGCAATGGTTTCGAGAATCTGCAACCTACTACGGAGGGTGTGACGACGAGAGATGATTTAATTGCCCTGAAGAGGGCCACTCGCATTGAAAATGTTAGCGAGAGATGGTTCGATTTCGAAAAGCACGGAGATATCGATGGATGGAATAAGGGTAGTATAATGAAGGAATTTCGTCGATTCAATATCGATCTGTGCCCTAAATTGCTATACGCACGGGGGGCTATGGTGGAGTTGTTGATATCGTCGAATATATGCCGGTATGCGGAATTCCGAGCAGTTGATCGTGTAGAGACCGTATGGAACGAGAAAATTATGACGGTGCCCTGCTCCCGTTCGGATGTGTTCACCAGCCGGGATGTAAATGTTGTCGAGAAGCGCCTGTTGATGAAATTCCTTCAGAGCTGTGCCAGTTATGACGGTGATGGGGACGAACATAATGCGCAAGATATTGAGGGGAAAACATTTCGCGAATATTTGAATAATCACAAGCTTACCCCGAATCTGATACACTATTTGCTATACACGATTGCTATGGGTAACGATAAAACCAGTTGTCGAGAGGGCTTGGAGGGGGTGAAAAAATTCCTACTCAGTTTGGGCCGATACGGCAATAGTCCCTTCCTGTTTCCAATGTACGGCTGTGGTGAGATTCCTCAGTGTTTCTGTAGACTCTGCGCCGTTTTCGGTGGAGTTTATTGTTTAAGCAAGTTCATCGACGGAGCCAATCTGGATCAGGAGCGCACTTTCCGATCGCTTAGGTGCTCTAAGCAAACAATCGAAGCGAAACACCTGGTTGTTGGCCAAGGGTATACATCGGAGGATATAATTAACGAAACGCTTGAAACGAAGACTGATAGCAATCGGAATCGATGCGGGAAGATGGCTCGTGCTGTAATACTGACGAACATTCCACTGGGAGGCCTCTCCCAAAACACTGGCGGTGGTGGTGTATCGTTCATGAAGCTTCCACCGGCTGAAGGGCATGAGGATGGAGCCACTGTTATTCAATTAGCACATTTCAGTGGTACTTGCCCAAAGAACATTT ATTTAATACACGTGACGGTGAAATCGATCAGCAATGACCCAAAAGCCGACCTAGAGCCATATATAGTGCAGATTCTCAATCGAGAAGTACCGAAATCAACGCAAGCATTTACAGATGTGGAACCGATCGGGAACAAGGAAGAGAGCAACGTTTCTACTGTCCTGTATGAGCTTTACTTCAACATTCCAAGTTGTGTCACCTGCTCACACAACGCTTCCAAAGATTCTCTCCCGAAAGGAATCCATTTAACCTGCGGTCCCTTCTATGAATTAGATTACGATGTGAGCATAGCGCGGGCGAAGGAGATTTTTAAAGACATTTACCCGGAGGAAGAATTTCTTCCTCGGGCCCCCGATCCGGAGGAAATCATCATAGGCGATGAGACCGATGAGGGGCAGGAAATAATCGCTAGTGCTGAAGAGATTGGTGACCAGGAAAAGGTGGAGAGCGCTCGCGAGTGTCGGGAGAGTGAATCATCCGTTGGTACGGTTCCATCGGTAACAGGGATTTCGGATGCCCAGGAAGCTAAGGAGGAGGCGATTGAAAACGCGGAAGAGTGCTTAGAGCGGAAATAG
- the LOC129768386 gene encoding valine--tRNA ligase: protein MSDSVDNHSVAAAEAPVKTEKQLKKEAEKAAKLAKLQEKLNKKQQQEQQAATKPKAEKKAKETTKEAIVYTGDTKEGEKKDLSGPFPEAYSPQYVEAAWYSWWEKEGFFKPEYGRKENNPRGQFVMVIPPPNVTGSLHLGHALTNAIEDAITRWHRMKGRTALWVPGCDHAGIATQVVVEKKLWREQQLTRHDLGREKFIEKIWQWRNEKGDRIYHQLKRLGSSFDWDRACFTMDPKLCKAVTEAFVRLHEQGLIYRSSRLVNWSCALRSAISDIEVDKVEIPGRTLLSIPGYSEKVEFGVLVSFAYKVMDSDEEIVVATTRIETMLGDTAVAVHPNDERYKHLHGKFVQHPFCSRRLPIVCDEFVEVGFGTGAVKITPAHDPNDYEVGKRHNLPFITIFTDDGFIIGDYGEFSGMKRFDARKAILAALQANGLYKETVDNPMVVPICSRSKDIVEPLIKPQWYVKCDDMAKNATEAVQSGELKIVPEIHTKTWYHWMDGIRDWCVSRQLWWGHRIPAYQATFKDPSQRPADLDEESVWFVGRSEEEALEKAAKYLSVGKDSLVMRQDEDVLDTWFSSGLFPFSVFGWPDNTDDLKLFYPTSLLETGHDILFFWVARMVFFGQTLLGKLPFKEVFLHPMVRDAHGRKMSKSLGNVIDPMDVIMGISLEGLHKQLYDSNLDPREIDKAKAGQKQDYPNGIPECGTDAMRFALCAYMTQARDINLDIQRVQGYRFFCNKLWNATKFALMYFTGEEKFDDIQVLTGSESSIDLWILSRLANCIDTSNKGFEGYEFAQATNACYNFWLYDLCDIYLECLKPVFQSNSDNAKASARKTLYTCLSLGLKLLSPFMPFITEELYQRLPRADVENVASICVAPYPELETSNWKNESLEKDFEFVQRAAKIIRSARSDYNLPNKMKTEAHIVCSEDALKATLERFASDLATMSYSQIHFVSGMPPAGCAILTVSGACVVHLVLKGLIEVDKEIEKLTKKKDNLNSTVEKLEQAMNAPDYTTKVPEDVRNNNQEKLNQSKIEMERIVAAMETLNTM from the exons ATGTCCGACTCTGTAGACAACCACTCAGTTGCCGCAGCTGAAGCTCCGGTTAAAACCGAAAAGCAGCTGAAGAAGGAAGCGGAGAAGGCTGCCAAGTTGGCGAAGCTGCAGGAGAAGTTGAACAAGAAACAGCAGCAAGAGCAGCAGGCTGCTACTAAACCGAAGGCTGAG AAAAAGGCCAAGGAAACCACTAAAGAGGCAATTGTCTACACCGGTGACACGAAGGAAGGTGAGAAAAAGGATCTCAGTGGGCCGTTCCCGGAAGCTTACAGTCCGCAGTATGTAGAGGCCGCGTGGTACAGTTGGTGGGAAAAGGAAGGATTCTTCAAACCTGAATATGGG CGCAAAGAAAACAATCCTCGCGGTCAGTTCGTTATGGTCATTCCACCTCCCAATGTGACCGGATCGTTGCACTTAGGTCATGCTTTGACTAACGCCATCGAGGATGCTATTACCCGTTGGCACCGGATGAAGGGACGCACGGCGCTGTGGGTGCCAGGATGTGATCATGCTGGAATAGCTACGCAAgtggtggtagagaagaaactcTGGCGTGAACAGCAACTCACCAGACACGATTTGGGGCGTGAGAAGTTCATCGAAAAGATTTGGCAGTGGCGTAATGAGAAGGGGGACCGTATTTACCATCAACTCAAGAGGTTGGGTTCGTCCTTCGATTGGGACAGGGCATGCTTCACGATGGATCCCAAGTTGTGCAAGGCCGTCACCGAGGCATTCGTGCGGTTACATGAACAGGGATTGATTTACAGAAGCAGTCGGTTGGTGAATTGGTCATGCGCTCTGCGGTCGGCTATTTCCGACATCGAGGTGGATAAGGTTGAGATTCCAGGGCGCACATTGCTTTCCATTCCTGGCTATAGCGAGAAGGTTGAATTTGGAGTGCTGGTTTCGTTCGCTTACAAAGTGATGGACAGTGATGAGGAGATTGTTGTGGCAACGACTCGTATTGAAACCATGCTCGGTGACACAGCCGTAGCTGTACATCCAAACGATGAGCGCTATAAGCATTTACATGGTAAATTTGTTCAGCATCCGTTTTGCAGCAGACGACTGCCGATAGTTTGTGACGAGTTTGTTGAGGTAGGATTTGGAACGGGTGCGGTAAAAATTACTCCAGCCCACGATCCGAATGACTACGAAGTTGGAAAGCGTCATAATTTGCCGTTCATTACGATTTTCACCGATGATGGATTTATTATTGGTGACTATGGTGAATTTTCGGGTATGAAAAGGTTTGATGCGAGGAAAGCTATTCTGGCTGCGTTACAGGCGAATGGATTATACAAGGAAACCGTGGATAATCCAATGGTCGTTCCGATCTGTTCTCGTTCGAAAGATATTGTTGAGCCACTTATAAAGCCACAATGGTACGTAAAATGTGACGATATGGCTAAGAATGCTACTGAGGCCGTGCAATCGGGAGAGCTGAAGATCGTTCCGGAAATTCACACAAAAACATGGTACCATTGGATGGATGGTATTCGGGATTGGTGTGTGTCCCGTCAACTCTGGTGGGGTCATCGTATCCCAGCGTACCAAGCGACGTTCAAAGATCCTAGCCAGAGGCCAGCTGATTTGGACGAGGAAAGTGTCTGGTTCGTTGGGCGTAGCGAGGAAGAAGCGCTTGAAAAGGCCGCTAAATATTTGTCCGTCGGAAAAGATTCCTTGGTTATGAGACAGGATGAGGATGTACTAGATACTTGGTTCAGTTCGGGGCTGTTCCCTTTCTCCGTTTTTGGTTGGCCTGATAATACCGATGATTTGAAATTGTTTTACCCGACATCGCTGCTTGAGACAGGCCACGATATTTTGTTCTTTTGGGTCGCTCGGATGGTGTTCTTCGGACAAACGTTGTTGGGCAAGCTGCCTTTCAAAGAAGTGTTCCTGCATCCGATGGTCCGTGATGCTCACGGTAGAAAAATGTCCAAATCACTAGGTAATGTGATCGATCCGATGGATGTGATCATGGGAATTTCGCTGGAAGGGCTTCACAAGCAACTGTATGATTCGAATTTGGATCCACGAGAGATCGATAAAGCCAAGGCTGGCCAGAAGCAAGACTATCCTAACGGCATTCCCGAGTGTGGAACGGATGCGATGCGTTTTGCGCTGTGTGCCTACATGACTCAGGCTCGCGATATTAATTTGGACATCCAGCGTGTCCAGGGCTATCGGTTTTTCTGTAACAAGCTGTGGAATGCTACAAAGTTTGCGCTTATGTACTTCACCGGAGAGGAGAAATTTGACGACATCCAAGTGTTG ACCGGCTCTGAAAGCAGCATTGATTTGTGGATTCTTTCCCGTCTGGCCAACTGCATCGACACTTCAAACAAAGGTTTCGAGGGTTACGAATTTGCCCAGGCCACTAATGCTTGTTACAATTTTTGGTTGTACGATCTGTGCGACATCTATCTGGAATGTCTCAAGCCGGTGTTCCAATCGAACTCGGATAACGCAAAGGCATCTGCCAGGAAAACTTTGTACACCTGTTTAAGCCTTGGTCTGAAGCTGCTATCTCCCTTTATGCCGTTCATCACGGAGGAGCTCTATCAACGCCTTCCTCGTGCCGATGTGGAAAATGTGGCTAGCATCTGTGTGGCACCCTATCCCGAGCTGGAGACCTCTAACTGGAAGAACGAATCACTCGAGAAGGACTTTGAGTTTGTGCAGCGAGCTGCAAAGATCATTCGGTCGGCTCGAAGCGATTACAACCTTCCAAATAAGATGAAAACCGAAGCCCATATCGTTTGTAGTGAGGATGCTTTGAAGGCAACGTTGGAACGCTTCGCGTCTGATCTGGCAACGATGTCGTACTCGCAGATACACTTCGTTAGCGGGATGCCACCTGCTGGATGTGCAATTTTGACCGTTTCAGGTGCATGTGTGGTGCATCTTGTGCTGAAGGGGTTAATCGAAGTCGATAAAGAAATCGAAAAGCTCACCAAAAAGAAGGATAACCTAAACTCTACTGTGGAAAAACTAGAACAAGCCATGAACGCCCCGGATTACACGACAAAGGTTCCCGAGGATGTGAGAAACAACAACCAAGAAAAATTGAATCAATCCAAGATCGAAATGGAACGTATCGTTGCAGCAATGGAGACACTTAATACGATGTAA